One Desulfovulcanus ferrireducens genomic region harbors:
- a CDS encoding HlyD family type I secretion periplasmic adaptor subunit has protein sequence MQSSSSDDSHEFKPLLVEIEDRPLNPLGRTVFWVIIAALVFFTIWMFFGKVDVVVTARGKVIPDGEVKILQPLTTGVVSGILVKPGDFVQKGQVLMEIDPSDIEPELESMKANLKQLELEILRLECTLAHKPFAPDVSKYDESIIKVQNEIYYSTIKRLQKQLCVKAEELKQVEEQLESVKTTRAQDVYLLNLSQDRLNRLKEVKDILSKDEYDKAESDYKDNEKSVKTAGHKINELVAARARIFKEIDFIKEDERNKLLTELVEKRKKYKYLRANMDKAAYISARQQIVTPVNGYVNKLFIHTIGGVVTPAEKLVSIVPANSPLVIKALVRNKDIGFVSVGMNVSIKIDTFSFQKYGLLKGTVKHVSRDSIEDENLGLVYEVYINPSETSLLVEGVETPITTGMSLTAEIKVGKRRVIEFFIYPLIKYLDEGISVR, from the coding sequence ATGCAGAGCTCATCATCTGACGACAGCCACGAATTCAAACCGTTATTGGTCGAAATTGAGGATAGGCCATTAAACCCTCTGGGCAGGACTGTTTTCTGGGTTATCATCGCGGCGCTTGTCTTTTTTACGATTTGGATGTTTTTCGGCAAGGTGGACGTCGTCGTTACAGCAAGGGGCAAGGTCATTCCCGACGGCGAGGTGAAAATACTCCAGCCGCTCACCACCGGCGTGGTCAGCGGTATCCTCGTGAAACCGGGGGATTTTGTACAAAAGGGCCAAGTGCTCATGGAAATAGACCCTTCCGACATCGAACCTGAACTTGAATCGATGAAGGCCAATCTCAAGCAACTCGAACTAGAAATATTGAGACTGGAATGCACTCTGGCGCATAAACCGTTCGCTCCTGATGTCTCTAAATATGATGAGTCAATAATAAAGGTGCAAAACGAAATTTATTATTCCACCATAAAGCGACTGCAAAAACAACTTTGCGTTAAGGCCGAGGAGTTGAAACAGGTCGAGGAACAGTTAGAATCAGTGAAAACTACAAGGGCACAAGACGTCTATCTTTTAAATCTTAGCCAGGACAGGCTAAACAGGCTCAAGGAGGTAAAAGATATCCTCAGCAAGGATGAATACGACAAGGCGGAAAGCGATTATAAAGATAATGAGAAGAGTGTTAAAACGGCTGGTCATAAAATTAACGAGTTGGTTGCTGCTAGGGCCCGTATTTTTAAGGAGATTGATTTTATTAAAGAGGATGAAAGAAACAAACTTCTTACAGAACTTGTCGAGAAACGTAAAAAATATAAATACTTACGGGCGAATATGGATAAGGCGGCATATATCAGCGCCAGACAGCAGATCGTCACGCCGGTCAACGGCTATGTGAATAAATTATTTATTCATACCATAGGTGGCGTGGTAACCCCAGCGGAAAAACTTGTTTCGATAGTGCCGGCAAACTCGCCGCTGGTAATCAAGGCCTTGGTGAGGAATAAGGACATAGGTTTCGTATCAGTCGGCATGAATGTAAGTATAAAAATAGACACCTTCAGTTTTCAGAAATACGGACTGCTCAAGGGGACGGTTAAGCATGTTTCCAGGGATAGCATTGAAGACGAAAACCTCGGTCTAGTTTACGAAGTATATATAAATCCGTCAGAGACATCTTTGCTGGTTGAGGGTGTTGAGACTCCAATTACCACTGGTATGAGTCTAACTGCCGAGATAAAAGTCGGTAAACGGCGGGTCATAGAGTTTTTCATCTACCCGCTGATCAAGTACCTTGATGAAGGGATAAGTGTGCGATGA